One genomic segment of Amycolatopsis sp. WQ 127309 includes these proteins:
- a CDS encoding wax ester/triacylglycerol synthase family O-acyltransferase, with the protein MPMMPVTDSMFLLVETREHPMHVGGLQLFKKPEGAGPDYLSGLRRNLLDSDNMRPVFRRRPARPVNTLGHVAWSTDADLELDYHFRHSALPQPGRIRELLELTSRWHSTLLDRHRPLWEIHLVEGLADGRFAVYTKVHHALMDGVSALRHLQGTLSDDPSDMDCPPWWGTRRKPGEGRTKRPRSLLDSAGKTVNQIASLAPAAVKVAREAFSEHTVTLPGQAPRTMFNVPIGGARRFAAQSWSLDRVRQVANAAGVSRNDVVLAMCSGALRDYLIEQRALPDAPMIAMVPVSLRRKTDPGEATGNNIGALLCNLATDLPDAGKRLVAIHQSMRNGKRLFSELTPLQTLLLSGINVAQLGVSPIPGVVNNTRPPFNLVISNVPGPRKQMYWNGAQLDGIYPASVLLDGQAVNITLTSNGDNLDFGIMGCRRSVPHLQRILTHLDTALVELEAAVK; encoded by the coding sequence ATGCCGATGATGCCGGTGACCGACTCGATGTTCCTCCTGGTGGAGACGCGCGAGCATCCGATGCACGTCGGCGGCCTGCAGCTGTTCAAGAAGCCCGAGGGCGCTGGCCCCGACTACCTGAGCGGCCTCCGGCGGAACCTGCTCGACTCGGACAACATGCGGCCGGTCTTCCGCCGCCGCCCCGCCCGCCCGGTGAACACGCTCGGGCACGTGGCCTGGTCGACCGACGCCGACCTCGAGCTCGACTACCACTTCCGGCACTCCGCGCTGCCGCAGCCGGGCCGGATCCGCGAACTGCTGGAGCTCACCAGCCGCTGGCACAGCACGCTGCTCGACCGGCACCGGCCGCTGTGGGAGATCCACCTCGTCGAAGGCCTGGCCGACGGGCGGTTCGCCGTCTACACCAAGGTCCACCACGCGCTGATGGACGGCGTCTCGGCGCTGCGTCACCTGCAGGGCACGCTGTCGGACGACCCGTCGGACATGGACTGCCCGCCGTGGTGGGGCACGCGGCGCAAACCGGGCGAAGGCCGCACCAAGCGCCCCCGGTCCCTGCTGGACAGCGCCGGCAAGACGGTCAACCAGATCGCGAGCCTGGCGCCGGCCGCGGTGAAGGTGGCGCGGGAAGCGTTCAGCGAGCACACGGTGACCCTGCCGGGTCAGGCGCCGCGGACGATGTTCAACGTGCCGATCGGCGGCGCGCGCCGGTTCGCGGCGCAGTCGTGGTCGCTCGACCGCGTGCGGCAGGTGGCCAACGCGGCCGGGGTGTCGCGCAACGACGTCGTGCTCGCGATGTGCTCGGGCGCGCTGCGGGACTACCTCATCGAGCAGCGCGCGCTGCCGGACGCGCCGATGATCGCGATGGTGCCGGTTTCGCTTCGCCGCAAGACCGACCCGGGCGAGGCGACGGGCAACAACATCGGCGCCCTGCTGTGCAACCTGGCCACCGACCTGCCGGACGCGGGCAAGCGGCTCGTCGCGATCCACCAGTCGATGCGCAACGGCAAGCGGCTGTTCTCGGAGCTGACGCCGCTGCAGACGCTGCTGCTGTCCGGGATCAACGTGGCGCAGCTGGGCGTCTCGCCGATCCCCGGCGTCGTCAACAACACGCGGCCGCCGTTCAACCTGGTGATCTCGAACGTCCCCGGCCCGCGCAAGCAGATGTACTGGAACGGCGCGCAGCTCGACGGCATCTACCCGGCGTCGGTGCTGCTCGACGGCCAGGCCGTGAACATCACGCTGACCAGCAACGGCGACAACCTCGACTTCGGCATCATGGGGTGCCGCCGCAGCGTGCCGCACCTGCAGCGGATCCTCACGCACCTCGACACGGCGCTGGTGGAGCTGGAAGCCGCCGTCAAGTAG
- a CDS encoding aldo/keto reductase produces MRTTILGRSGLEVSKIAFGTWQLGGDWGAFDEDTAIAAIHHARALGVNFFDTAQAYGRGRSEVLLGRALRTEKDVVVATKGGINPRAQRPRDSRRAWLTQGLDESLRNLGRDHIDVYQVHWPDPDTPAADVAGLLQEFVDAGKVRHVGVSNYDAAQLAAFDETRPVETLQPPYHLFRRGIETDPLPYAREHDIGVFVYSPLGSGLLTGAVTPDSTFETSDWRSRSSAFQGDNLRRNLKIVDELTAFAAQRDVEVGQLAIAWTLARPGVHAAIVGARRPQHIEASLAAADITLTPDDLAEIDRIAAGAVQIAGAAPEGVA; encoded by the coding sequence ATGCGTACGACGATCTTGGGCCGCAGCGGCCTCGAAGTCTCGAAGATCGCCTTCGGGACGTGGCAGCTCGGCGGCGACTGGGGCGCCTTCGACGAGGACACCGCGATCGCGGCGATCCACCACGCCCGCGCGCTCGGCGTGAACTTCTTCGACACCGCGCAGGCCTACGGCCGCGGCCGGTCCGAAGTGCTGCTGGGGCGGGCGCTGCGAACGGAGAAAGACGTCGTCGTCGCCACCAAGGGCGGCATCAACCCGCGGGCGCAGCGGCCGCGCGACTCGCGGCGCGCGTGGCTCACCCAGGGGCTCGACGAGAGCCTGCGCAACCTCGGGCGCGACCACATCGACGTCTACCAGGTGCACTGGCCCGACCCCGACACCCCGGCGGCCGACGTCGCCGGTCTGCTTCAGGAGTTCGTCGACGCCGGCAAGGTCCGGCACGTCGGCGTCTCCAACTACGACGCCGCGCAGCTGGCGGCGTTCGACGAGACGCGGCCGGTCGAGACGCTCCAGCCGCCGTACCACCTGTTCCGGCGCGGCATCGAGACCGATCCGCTGCCCTACGCCCGCGAGCACGACATCGGCGTGTTCGTCTACAGCCCGCTCGGCAGTGGCCTGCTCACCGGCGCGGTCACCCCGGACAGCACCTTCGAAACCAGCGACTGGCGGTCACGCTCATCCGCGTTCCAGGGCGACAACCTGCGCCGCAACCTCAAGATCGTCGACGAACTCACAGCGTTCGCGGCCCAGCGGGACGTCGAAGTCGGCCAGCTCGCCATCGCCTGGACGCTCGCCCGGCCGGGAGTGCACGCCGCGATCGTCGGGGCGCGCCGGCCGCAGCACATCGAGGCGAGCCTCGCCGCCGCGGACATCACGCTGACGCCGGACGACCTGGCCGAGATCGACCGCATCGCTGCCGGCGCCGTGCAGATCGCCGGCGCCGCGCCGGAAGGTGTCGCCTAG